The following are encoded together in the Pseudomonas xantholysinigenes genome:
- a CDS encoding PaaI family thioesterase: MIPADIRQQLNQAHARGDYQPLLALIPYAGLIGIACERQGDDLLFRLPANPDNIGNPLLPAIHGGVIAGFMELSAALYLLIYSESASIPKIIDFSIDYLRAGHYRDTFAQCQLWRQGRRVTNVAITAWQGDRDSPIATARAHFKIEPEKPLK; this comes from the coding sequence ATGATCCCGGCCGATATTCGCCAGCAACTGAACCAGGCCCATGCGCGTGGTGACTACCAGCCGTTGCTGGCGCTGATTCCCTATGCCGGCTTGATTGGCATCGCCTGCGAGCGCCAGGGCGACGACCTGCTGTTTCGCCTGCCAGCCAATCCGGACAATATCGGCAACCCTCTGCTGCCGGCGATCCATGGCGGGGTAATTGCTGGCTTCATGGAGTTGTCGGCGGCGCTGTACCTGCTGATCTACAGCGAGAGCGCGAGCATCCCGAAGATCATCGATTTTTCCATCGATTACCTGCGCGCCGGCCATTACCGCGACACCTTCGCCCAATGCCAGCTGTGGCGCCAGGGCCGGCGGGTGACCAATGTCGCCATCACCGCCTGGCAGGGCGATCGCGACTCGCCCATCGCCACGGCACGCGCGCATTTCAAGATTGAACCGGAAAAGCCCTTGAAATAG
- a CDS encoding PaaI family thioesterase: MNDTALMAMAERFLSALRHCQVLNMRVHHADAEGMTLVLPWSPVIVGNPQSGAVHGGVLTTLMDTTCGMATLCALPRFEVCPTLDLRIDYMHPAEAGKDIYGHALCYRVTRDVIFTRGTAYQDDPRQPICQVVGTFMRLGQEVKGGIRFGNSLKESRP; this comes from the coding sequence ATGAACGACACTGCCTTGATGGCCATGGCCGAGCGCTTCCTGTCGGCGCTCAGACATTGCCAGGTCTTGAACATGCGCGTGCATCACGCCGATGCCGAGGGCATGACCCTGGTGCTGCCCTGGTCGCCGGTCATTGTCGGCAATCCACAAAGCGGCGCCGTGCACGGCGGGGTGCTGACCACCTTGATGGACACCACCTGCGGCATGGCCACGCTCTGCGCCCTGCCGCGTTTCGAGGTGTGCCCGACGCTGGACCTGCGCATCGACTACATGCATCCGGCCGAGGCGGGCAAGGATATCTACGGCCATGCCCTGTGCTACCGGGTGACCCGCGATGTGATCTTCACCCGCGGCACGGCCTATCAGGACGACCCCCGGCAGCCGATCTGCCAGGTGGTGGGTACCTTCATGCGCCTGGGCCAGGAGGTCAAGGGCGGCATCCGCTTCGGCAACAGCCTCAAGGAGTCGCGTCCATGA